A segment of the Anaerolineae bacterium genome:
ATGGAGTAAATGTCGTGGTGCGGGGGCGGCGAGATAAGACCCACGCCGGGGGTGGAGTGCCGGGTTTTAGCAATCCAGGGATATACCTTGCGACCCGGCAATTGGCCGCCCTCGCCGGGCTTGGCCCCCTGGGCCATTTTGATCTGAAGTTCTTGGGCGTTAACCAGGTACTCGCTGGTAACGCCAAAACGGCCCGAGGCCACCTGTTTGATGGCGCTGTTTTTTGAATCGCCGTTGGGCAGGGGAATGTAGCGGGCGGGGTCTTCGCCGCCTTCACCGGTGTTGCTTTTGCCGCCAATGCGGTTCATGGCCACCGCCAGGCTTTCGTGCGTTTCCTGGCTGATGGAGCCGTAAGACATTGCGCCGGTTTTGAAGCGCCGGCAAATGGATTCCACCGGCTCAACCTCGTCCAGCGGAATCGGCTCGGCAGCGAGCTTGAATTCCAGCAGACCGCGCAGCGTGCCCAATTTTTCGGATTGGTTGTTGATGAGAGCGGCGTATTGTTTAAAGGTATCGTAATTGTTGGTGCGGCAGGCTTTTTGCAGCAGGTGAATGGTTTGGGGGTTGAACAGGTGATGCTCGCCGTCTTGCCGCCACTGATACTCGCCTCCCACGTCCAGGGTATGGCCGTTGACTTGCCGTTTAGGGAAGCCGTGGCGATGGCGCAATCGCGCTTCTTCCGCAATCACATCCAGGCCAATGCCCCCGATCCGGGAGGGAGTTCCGCTAAAGTACCGGTCAATCACGGCCTGGTTCAGGCCAACGGCCTCAAAAATTTGCGCGCCGCAGTAACTTTGAATGGTGGAGATGCCCATTTTGGACAGGGTTTTGACCACTCCTTTGAGCCCGGCCTTGATGTATTTATTGATGGCCTCGTCGGCCGTTATGTTGTTGAGCATCTGCTGGGCCACCATATCGCGCAGGGTTTCGTAAGCCAGGTAGGGATTGATGGCCGTAGCCCCATAACCAATGAGCGTGGCAAAATGATGCACCTCGCGCGGCTCGCCGGATTCAAGGATGAGGCTGACCTGAGTGCGGGTCTCCTGGCGAATAAGATGGTGGTGCAAACCGGACACAGCCAGCAACGCCGGGATAGCGGCGTAATCGTGGTCAATGCCCCGGTCCGATAAAATGAGCAGATTGGCCCCGCCGGCAATGGCCTGATCGGCCGCCGCGCAGAGATCTAACATGGCCCGTTCCAGCCCCGCGCCGTTCTCGTCGGCCCGGAACAATATGGGCAGGGTGACCGCCTTAAAGCCGGAAGCTTTGATGTGACGCAGTTTAGCCAGTTCCACATTGGTCAGAATAGGATAAGGGATGCGGATGAGGCGGCAGGCGCGTGCGGTTGGCTCCAGGATATTATCTTCGGCGCCGATCATCATTTCGGTGGCGGTTACAATTTCTTCACGGATGGCGTCAATGGGGGGATTGGTGACCTGGGCAAATAGTTGCTTAAAGTAGTTGTAAAGCAGTTTGGGTTTGTCCGACAGCACGGCCAGGGGAGAATCGTTGCCCATAGCCCCCACCGGCTCAATGCCGCGCTCGGCCATCGGGCCGATGAGCATGCGCAAGTCTTCAAACGTATAGCCAAAGGCTTGTTGGCATTGCAGCAGGCTACCGTAACACGACTCCTGCTTGAACATATTTTTGAAATCCGCCTGTTTGGGCGCCGGCAGGTCTTCCAGTTTCAGGCGATATTGGTTCAGCCATTGTTGGTATGGTTTGGCCGCGGCCATTTTTTGTTTGAGTTCTTCGTCGCCCACAATGCGGCCTTCGTCCATGTTTACCAGGAACATGCGGCCCGGCTCCAGCCGGCCTTTATAGAGCACGTCTTCCGGCGGCAGGTCGAGCACGCCCACTTCCGAGGCCATGATCACGCGATCATCTTTGGTAACGTAGTAGCGTGAAGGGCGCAGGCCGTTGCGGTCTAACACGGCTCCCACCATTATCCCGTCGGTAAAACCAATTGAGGCGGGGCCGCCCCATGGTTCCATGAGCGCGCTGTGGTATTCGTAAAAGGCTTTTTTCTCGTCGCTCATGCTTTCGTGGTTGGACCACGGCTCGGGGATCATCATCATCATGGCCTGGTGAATGGGCCAGCCGGCCAGAGTGAGAAATTCCAGGGCGTTGTCGAACATGCCGGAGTCGCTGGTGTCGGGGTCAATCACCGGCAGCACCTTTGCTAAATCGTCGCCAAAGAGGCTGGATTTGAACACCGACTGGCGGGCGCGCATCCAGTTGATATTGCCGCGCAGGGTGTTGATTTCGCCGTTGTGGATGAGGTAACGGTAAGGGTGGGCGCGGTCCCAACTGGGGAAGGTGTTGGTGCTAAAGCGAGAGTGAACAACGGCCAGGGCGGTCTCGATGTCGGGGTCGGACAGGTCGGGATAATATGCCTCAAGCTGTTCCGACATCAACATGCCTTTGTAGACAATGGTTTTGTAAGAAAGGCTGTTAAAATAAAACGCCCGGCCACCCGCTACCCGGCCGGAGTGGCGGATGGTTTTTTCGGCCAGCTTGCGGATAATGTACAACTTGCGCTCAAACGCCATCGGGTCGGCCAGGCGGGGGTTACGTTTAATAAACACCTGGCGCGCCGCCGGCTCGGCCAGCAAGGCGGTTTTGCCCAGGCCGCTGTTGTTAGTGGGCACGGTCCGCCAGCCGAGCAACTCTTGCCCTTCGGCGGTTATGATCTCTTCCAGTTGCCGCTCGCAGGCCCGGCGCTGCTCTTCGGCTGGGGGCAAAAACAACATGCCCACGCCGTATTCGCCGGGCCGGGGCAATTCAAAACCCTCTTGAGCGCACGCCTTCTGAAAAAAAGCATGCGGCAATTGGAACAATATCCCCGCGCCGTCTCCCGTGGTCGGCTCGGCCCCGGTTGCCCCGCGATGGGTCAAATTATTGAGAACAGTTAACGCATCCCGCAAAATGCTGTTGGATCGCTGGCCCTTGATGTTAACCACAAAACCAACCCCGCAGGCATCGTGCTCAAATTGGGGGTCATACAATCCTTGTTTGGGAGGCCGTCCAGGGGATTGCCCGGCATTATCTGGTTGCATCGTTCAACTCCTTCTGAGATAAAATACCGCGACCAGAGAACGCCTCGCTCCGTCGCGGTAAGATTTAACGATATGGTTTTTGACGATCAAATAGAGTCGTACATCAGTTGGCAGGAGAGAAGTGAGGGGACGTTTTACGCCGGCCCACCACACTTCTGGGGGTGGTAGACAACTGGAATGAGAACGTTTTTGATTGTCAAGGGATATATGTGCATCTAAAACTTTGAGGTAGTTAATAATTATAGACTGTTTTAGGGGGATGTCATCACCCAAATGGGTAATTTTTGGGCCATAAGTTGAAGCGGGCGTAAACCCAATGTGAACCCGACCAAATACTTCTTCTCACCGGCCAGGGTGTTTTAGTACCTTGTTCCTATTGAAGAATGATGAGTTCACACTATTTTTATCCAAAATTATGTTATAATTGGGATAGAGTTGTTACGCGCCGGGTGATTGTTGGAGCGCCTCTTATTTTGGGTTTTCTGGAAATGTCACGCCAAGTTTTGATTGTGCAGCCCGATTTAAAGTCAATCCAGTCCCTCTCTAATTTTTTTAGAGCACAGGGTGATCAGGTTTGGCATGCCACTGCTACCGCCGAGGCTTATGGTGTTTTGGAGCAAACCAGGCCAGGCTTGGTGGTTGTAGATTTACATGTTTTGAATGACGGCTGGCAAGATGTGCTCCACCAAACCCGGCAAAAATCCCCCGCCACCCAAATTCTCTTTACCACCCATTACCCCGACCCTCCACAAGAACTACGCGCCCAAAAACAGTACCCCCCCTGCGCTTTTTTACAACAGCCCTTCACCCGCGCCAATATCGAGCAGGCGCTCCAGACCTTGGCAGAAAATAGCCGGGCTGCTTCAAAGGAAAATACGGATCGGGCCGCGCTGCCTAAAGTGCGGGTGCCGGTCAGGATGAAGATTACCCTGCCCTACATTATCCTGGCTTTGATGCTGGCGATGGGGGTGGCCTACGTGGTCAACCGGGTGGTCTTGGACACGATTGAAGAACGGTTCACCAATCAGTTGATTGAAGCCGGAAAACTGACCAACGACTGGATGGTGCAAGAAGAAAATCGTCTTCTGGAAACCCTGCGTTTACTGGCTTATATGCAAGGCGTGCCGGAAGCAGTAACCGCCGCCGACGCTGAACGCCTGCATGAAGTGACCCTG
Coding sequences within it:
- the gltB gene encoding glutamate synthase large subunit, translated to MQPDNAGQSPGRPPKQGLYDPQFEHDACGVGFVVNIKGQRSNSILRDALTVLNNLTHRGATGAEPTTGDGAGILFQLPHAFFQKACAQEGFELPRPGEYGVGMLFLPPAEEQRRACERQLEEIITAEGQELLGWRTVPTNNSGLGKTALLAEPAARQVFIKRNPRLADPMAFERKLYIIRKLAEKTIRHSGRVAGGRAFYFNSLSYKTIVYKGMLMSEQLEAYYPDLSDPDIETALAVVHSRFSTNTFPSWDRAHPYRYLIHNGEINTLRGNINWMRARQSVFKSSLFGDDLAKVLPVIDPDTSDSGMFDNALEFLTLAGWPIHQAMMMMIPEPWSNHESMSDEKKAFYEYHSALMEPWGGPASIGFTDGIMVGAVLDRNGLRPSRYYVTKDDRVIMASEVGVLDLPPEDVLYKGRLEPGRMFLVNMDEGRIVGDEELKQKMAAAKPYQQWLNQYRLKLEDLPAPKQADFKNMFKQESCYGSLLQCQQAFGYTFEDLRMLIGPMAERGIEPVGAMGNDSPLAVLSDKPKLLYNYFKQLFAQVTNPPIDAIREEIVTATEMMIGAEDNILEPTARACRLIRIPYPILTNVELAKLRHIKASGFKAVTLPILFRADENGAGLERAMLDLCAAADQAIAGGANLLILSDRGIDHDYAAIPALLAVSGLHHHLIRQETRTQVSLILESGEPREVHHFATLIGYGATAINPYLAYETLRDMVAQQMLNNITADEAINKYIKAGLKGVVKTLSKMGISTIQSYCGAQIFEAVGLNQAVIDRYFSGTPSRIGGIGLDVIAEEARLRHRHGFPKRQVNGHTLDVGGEYQWRQDGEHHLFNPQTIHLLQKACRTNNYDTFKQYAALINNQSEKLGTLRGLLEFKLAAEPIPLDEVEPVESICRRFKTGAMSYGSISQETHESLAVAMNRIGGKSNTGEGGEDPARYIPLPNGDSKNSAIKQVASGRFGVTSEYLVNAQELQIKMAQGAKPGEGGQLPGRKVYPWIAKTRHSTPGVGLISPPPHHDIYSIEDLAELIHDLKNANHQARINVKLVSEVGVGTIAAGVAKGKADVVLISGYDGGTGASPQSSIKHAGLPWELGLAETHQTLVLNNLRSRIVVETDGQLKTGRDVVIAALLGAEEFGFATAPLVTLGCIMMRVCHQDTCPVGVATQNPELRKKFSGSPEHVVNFMHFIAQEMRELMARLGFRTVDEMIGRVDKLEPRQAIDHWKAKGLDFSNILYRPDAPPEIGRYCQIQQDHGLEKTLDNQTLLELCQPALERGEPVAATLPIKNVNRVVGTILGSELTRRYGGAGLPEDTIRLRFQGSAGQSFGAFVPQGITLVLEGDSNDYIGKGLSGGKIIVYPPEGSTFVPEENIIIGNVAFYGATSGEAYIRGVAGERFCVRNSGIRAVVEGVGDHGCEYMTGGQVVVLGQTGRNFAAGMSGGVAYVLDRHGDFATLCNRQMVGLEKLDDPAEIAEVKAMVQRHAEYTNSELGWRVLAQWDELAPKFVKVMPHDYKRMLEAFAEVEASGLSGDEAVMVAFEKNKSDMSRVGGN